The Desulfoscipio gibsoniae DSM 7213 genome contains a region encoding:
- a CDS encoding ImmA/IrrE family metallo-endopeptidase, whose amino-acid sequence MLHLDFRKKKNGVPILSQQEIDNMAEALLMDYDPELLEQPTSLDIEMFSESYVELEMDYKDLTPDQSILGATVFGDGYTKVYDFDKGEMVPIPVVEGTVIIDNSLLNPEQLRRGRFTLGHEIGHWLFHRHMYIVDKNQITLFDDLPETEPIIKCRNNDIENPGRKLETDDDWMEWHADYFASALLMPKTTFKKAVQKMFMQVGLLDSYYRLGTDHDLDLWALQLPRDLADIFNVSVAAARIRLKKLGIIVEPKVGPHLLFDSTV is encoded by the coding sequence GTGCTACATCTGGATTTCCGAAAGAAAAAGAACGGTGTGCCCATACTGAGCCAACAGGAAATTGATAATATGGCTGAGGCACTCTTAATGGATTATGATCCGGAATTGCTGGAGCAGCCTACTAGTTTAGACATTGAGATGTTTTCCGAAAGTTATGTAGAGCTGGAGATGGATTACAAGGATTTAACCCCCGACCAATCGATCTTAGGTGCCACGGTGTTTGGTGATGGGTATACAAAGGTGTATGATTTTGATAAAGGCGAAATGGTGCCAATACCTGTAGTAGAAGGAACCGTCATTATTGATAACTCGCTCTTGAACCCGGAGCAGCTTCGCCGGGGGAGGTTTACTCTAGGACATGAAATAGGCCACTGGTTATTTCATCGCCATATGTATATCGTTGATAAAAACCAAATAACCCTGTTTGACGATCTGCCAGAAACAGAACCAATCATAAAATGCCGCAATAACGACATTGAAAACCCTGGCAGGAAACTTGAAACGGATGACGACTGGATGGAGTGGCATGCCGATTACTTTGCATCAGCCCTGCTAATGCCTAAAACAACTTTCAAAAAGGCAGTCCAAAAAATGTTTATGCAGGTGGGGTTATTGGATAGCTACTACCGGCTCGGTACTGATCATGATTTGGATTTGTGGGCTTTACAATTACCCCGGGACCTTGCGGACATCTTTAATGTTTCAGTTGCAGCCGCCAGAATTAGGCTTAAAAAACTAGGAATCATCGTGGAGCCCAAAGTGGGGCCGCATCTCCTATTTGACAGCACTGTATAA
- a CDS encoding helix-turn-helix domain-containing protein, whose amino-acid sequence MAGDRSFTDYVKSRFLDDLYPAAEEYVEQNWESLDLYLRNVHEVGGVAMSDMVIKFVTVYDLPDLKIEFDVVVDAEIEVTEGDYHYDDYDICNQWLSIRCTGDLACNLDDFQIRSIIPYQKGKMPKPLSDALVPYIYKEDLDKVAVDFLSKYYPEALKTPMPLDPSKLAERMGLRVEVRDITEDLSIFGQIYFHDAEAEFYDSEVDQLIKTSVRAKTIFVDPKAYFMRNLGAVNNTIVHECVHWDKHRKAFELERLYNASASRIRCETVGGIKDGEKDATDWMEWQANSLAPRIQMPLGTFKTKAFELIKQFQRELGTTELIDVMEPVIEALGIFFCVSRQAAKIRMINAGYEEAIGTFTYIDGRYVKPHSFKKGALLKNQTFSIGAEDAAIQSITNPELIPLVKDGSYLYVDAHFVLNHPKYVAQNLFGETELTDYARTHMEECCLVFDLSVRAGVRERYHRECFLNRDEAAVISFDIVYGKGYQHAKPEKRKALLADVLAENARMYSELPNSYTACLKMVKKWRGVTYKELEERTLIDERTIRRIVNGEGQGSINSLVSICLSLHLPPEISSHIIERSPYSLNYTNESHVYYKFALNHLYAKKMDDIRAFLQENDAPL is encoded by the coding sequence GTGGCGGGCGATCGCTCTTTTACCGATTATGTAAAAAGCCGGTTTCTTGATGACCTTTATCCTGCAGCAGAAGAATATGTCGAGCAAAATTGGGAGAGTTTAGATTTATATCTGCGTAATGTTCATGAAGTTGGCGGGGTTGCCATGTCGGATATGGTAATTAAATTCGTGACGGTTTACGACCTCCCGGATCTGAAAATAGAATTTGATGTCGTGGTGGATGCTGAAATTGAAGTTACAGAGGGCGACTACCATTATGATGATTACGATATCTGCAATCAATGGCTTTCCATCCGATGCACCGGGGATCTAGCCTGTAACCTGGATGATTTTCAGATCAGAAGCATTATCCCATATCAAAAGGGAAAGATGCCCAAACCCCTTTCCGATGCTTTGGTTCCATACATTTATAAAGAGGACTTGGACAAGGTAGCTGTTGACTTCCTGAGCAAATATTATCCGGAGGCCTTAAAAACCCCCATGCCGCTTGACCCATCAAAATTGGCTGAGCGAATGGGGCTCAGGGTAGAAGTACGGGACATCACCGAGGATTTATCCATCTTCGGCCAGATATATTTTCACGATGCTGAGGCGGAATTTTATGATTCGGAAGTAGACCAGTTAATAAAAACATCAGTCAGGGCCAAGACGATATTCGTTGACCCCAAGGCATATTTCATGCGCAATTTGGGTGCCGTCAATAATACTATCGTCCATGAATGTGTCCACTGGGACAAGCACAGGAAAGCCTTTGAACTAGAACGCCTATATAACGCCAGCGCCAGTAGAATTAGGTGTGAAACAGTTGGCGGCATCAAGGACGGTGAAAAGGATGCCACCGACTGGATGGAGTGGCAGGCTAACTCCTTAGCCCCTAGAATTCAAATGCCCCTGGGAACGTTTAAAACCAAGGCCTTTGAACTTATCAAGCAATTTCAAAGGGAACTGGGAACTACTGAACTAATAGATGTGATGGAACCGGTCATCGAAGCACTGGGCATCTTCTTCTGCGTCTCTCGCCAGGCTGCCAAAATCCGCATGATTAACGCCGGGTATGAAGAAGCCATTGGTACTTTCACCTACATAGACGGGCGCTACGTTAAACCCCACAGCTTTAAAAAGGGTGCACTTCTAAAGAATCAGACCTTCTCCATCGGTGCTGAAGATGCGGCAATTCAGAGTATAACCAATCCGGAATTAATCCCCCTGGTGAAAGACGGCAGCTACCTGTATGTAGATGCCCATTTTGTATTAAACCATCCCAAATATGTAGCACAGAATTTATTCGGGGAGACCGAACTAACGGATTATGCCAGGACACATATGGAAGAATGTTGTTTAGTATTTGACCTATCAGTTAGAGCTGGTGTTCGGGAAAGATACCACCGGGAATGTTTTCTAAATAGGGATGAAGCCGCTGTCATAAGTTTTGATATCGTTTACGGGAAAGGCTACCAGCATGCTAAACCGGAAAAAAGGAAAGCATTGTTAGCCGATGTGTTAGCGGAAAATGCTCGTATGTATAGTGAATTGCCAAATAGCTATACCGCCTGCCTCAAAATGGTAAAGAAATGGAGGGGCGTGACATATAAAGAACTTGAGGAAAGGACGCTAATTGATGAACGCACCATCCGGCGGATCGTCAATGGTGAGGGGCAGGGTTCTATTAATTCATTAGTTTCAATTTGCCTCAGCTTGCATCTCCCGCCGGAAATCAGTAGTCATATCATCGAAAGATCTCCATATTCATTAAACTACACTAACGAAAGCCATGTTTATTATAAATTTGCGCTAAACCACCTATACGCCAAGAAAATGGATGATATCAGAGCCTTTTTACAAGAAAACGATGCGCCATTATAA
- a CDS encoding helix-turn-helix domain-containing protein — MRTSYKKLWKLLIDRDMLKKDLRETAGISTASMAKLGKGENVTTDVLVKICKALDCDISDIVEIVEE; from the coding sequence ATGAGGACAAGTTATAAGAAACTATGGAAGCTCTTGATAGATAGGGATATGTTAAAGAAGGATTTGCGGGAGACTGCCGGAATCAGTACAGCATCCATGGCCAAGCTGGGCAAAGGTGAAAATGTGACCACTGACGTCTTGGTTAAAATATGTAAGGCTCTGGACTGTGATATTTCTGATATCGTGGAGATTGTGGAGGAATAA
- a CDS encoding transposase — MPRAAREKSSTGIYHVMLRGINHQIIFEDDEDYQKYLQTLKTYQEKSGYIIYAWCLMGNHLHLLVKEETEDLGIAFRRIGASYVYWYNWKYGRRGHLFQDRFKSEAVEDDSYFLTVIRYIHQNPLKAGIVKDITDYRWSSYGEYIGKPWICDTDFALNMFSTDRTKAVKLFKEFNLAENEDRCLDYDQAVRVNDTEAADFIKSISGVGSPTEVQGFDKGKRNEIIKACKEKGLSFRQIERLTGVSFGVIRSV; from the coding sequence ATGCCAAGGGCAGCGAGGGAAAAAAGCAGCACCGGGATTTATCACGTGATGCTAAGGGGTATCAACCATCAAATCATTTTCGAGGATGATGAGGATTACCAAAAATACCTGCAAACCTTAAAGACTTACCAGGAAAAGAGCGGCTACATAATCTATGCCTGGTGCCTAATGGGCAATCATCTTCACTTGTTGGTAAAAGAAGAGACCGAGGATTTAGGTATTGCTTTCAGGCGGATTGGGGCCAGCTATGTGTACTGGTACAATTGGAAGTATGGCCGCCGGGGGCATTTGTTCCAGGATCGGTTTAAAAGTGAAGCCGTTGAAGACGACAGCTATTTTCTGACGGTGATCCGCTACATACACCAAAACCCGTTAAAGGCTGGGATCGTAAAGGACATAACCGATTACCGGTGGAGCAGTTACGGGGAATACATAGGGAAACCGTGGATTTGTGATACAGATTTTGCTCTCAACATGTTCTCCACCGACCGGACGAAGGCGGTAAAATTGTTCAAGGAATTTAACTTGGCGGAGAATGAAGATCGGTGCCTAGATTATGATCAAGCCGTTAGGGTGAATGATACTGAGGCTGCCGATTTCATTAAAAGCATTTCTGGCGTTGGAAGTCCAACTGAGGTTCAAGGCTTTGACAAGGGCAAACGCAATGAAATTATTAAGGCATGCAAGGAGAAAGGTTTATCTTTTAGGCAGATTGAGCGGCTTACTGGCGTTAGTTTTGGGGTTATACGGTCGGTGTAG
- a CDS encoding type II toxin-antitoxin system MqsA family antitoxin gives MYEMISKCLMCGGKTVKKIVTTENWWGEKLTLIENVPAWVCDTCGEQFFEPEVCEELDRLRDTPPVAKKTIKVPVYNFPKNVYTR, from the coding sequence ATGTATGAAATGATTAGCAAGTGTTTAATGTGCGGCGGAAAAACCGTCAAAAAGATAGTAACCACAGAAAACTGGTGGGGTGAAAAATTAACACTGATTGAGAATGTCCCGGCTTGGGTATGTGATACGTGTGGAGAGCAATTTTTTGAGCCAGAGGTATGCGAGGAATTGGATCGTTTACGGGATACCCCGCCAGTTGCAAAAAAGACGATAAAAGTGCCTGTTTACAATTTCCCTAAAAATGTTTACACGAGGTAA
- a CDS encoding helix-turn-helix domain-containing protein: MEKFGEFIAKIRKSRGITLRGMAERLDISPAYLSDIEKSRRNPPDLTMLERMASELNMSQDQKDTMFDLAGKDREEISPDLPDYIMGKPSARIALRKARRMDASDAFWEEVIKKLDEE, translated from the coding sequence ATGGAAAAGTTCGGTGAATTTATTGCCAAAATAAGGAAATCAAGAGGTATTACCTTAAGAGGTATGGCCGAAAGACTGGATATTTCGCCAGCCTACTTAAGTGACATTGAAAAAAGCAGGAGAAATCCGCCCGACCTAACCATGCTTGAAAGGATGGCTAGTGAGCTAAATATGAGCCAAGATCAAAAAGACACCATGTTTGACCTGGCGGGAAAAGACCGGGAAGAAATATCCCCCGATCTTCCCGACTACATCATGGGGAAACCATCGGCTAGAATTGCTCTTAGAAAAGCTCGCAGAATGGATGCCTCCGATGCTTTTTGGGAGGAAGTCATTAAAAAACTGGATGAGGAATAA
- a CDS encoding RNA polymerase sigma factor, translated as MPKGDNQKSNKEYYLTIDGKKITVTEGVYRTDRRPVWAELKRQEREKRCLISDGKGKTKRCMEDCSQCDKQRIGSVLSLEKFSEDGYEIPGSFDVAELVAEKLLFEELAAALDELDPQNKRIAELYGDGMSERQIADKVGLSQRTVNKRKAKIFGQLHQRLKNYR; from the coding sequence ATGCCAAAAGGTGACAACCAGAAGTCAAACAAGGAGTATTACCTGACAATTGATGGCAAGAAAATTACGGTGACGGAGGGTGTTTATAGGACCGATAGGCGACCAGTGTGGGCAGAGCTGAAACGTCAGGAACGGGAAAAAAGATGCTTGATTAGTGATGGCAAGGGTAAAACAAAGCGTTGTATGGAGGATTGCAGTCAGTGTGATAAACAGCGCATCGGTAGCGTTTTGTCACTAGAAAAATTCTCAGAGGATGGTTACGAGATACCCGGTTCCTTTGATGTTGCCGAATTGGTAGCGGAAAAGCTTTTATTTGAGGAACTAGCGGCAGCCCTTGATGAACTAGATCCGCAAAATAAAAGAATTGCTGAATTGTATGGTGACGGAATGTCGGAGCGGCAGATTGCCGATAAGGTTGGACTTTCCCAAAGGACGGTAAACAAGCGCAAGGCCAAGATTTTCGGTCAGCTTCACCAGCGCCTAAAAAATTATAGATAA
- a CDS encoding DUF4258 domain-containing protein — protein MDIKQIRNKILTGEWVLSQHARKRAGQRCVKNFEIVIAIANGEILENYPEDQRGHSCLVLGYTKDGKALHAVCGFDPCGTLVIITVYFPEPPKWKDPKTRGKDV, from the coding sequence TTGGATATAAAACAGATACGGAATAAAATACTAACTGGCGAGTGGGTTCTTAGTCAACATGCTAGGAAAAGAGCAGGACAGCGCTGTGTTAAGAATTTTGAAATTGTTATTGCAATTGCAAATGGAGAAATTCTAGAGAATTACCCGGAGGATCAAAGAGGCCATAGCTGCCTGGTGCTTGGTTATACTAAAGATGGGAAAGCCTTGCACGCAGTATGTGGTTTTGACCCATGTGGCACCTTGGTAATAATCACTGTTTACTTTCCAGAACCGCCCAAATGGAAAGATCCAAAGACACGGGGGAAGGATGTATGA
- a CDS encoding integrase core domain-containing protein, translating into MDFEALFQYFKEWASDLYQNFVNLFKSHEQLRQENFMLRSQLALYDHDVKTGKRPKPKATPAFRQKMVLLSKRFARWKECLPTFKPKTVIKWHKTAFKLYWFKKSKRIGRPPISQEAIDIIKQMYEENPSLSPEKIREKLLLKNVTDAPSPNTIAKYLPSIRKPPTEKQIQSWKMFLKNHAPDTWGVDFFTAPTLMFKVLYVLVIINHGTRKIEHFSVTTNPNVFWLKQQFRNTTPYDHKPKYLVHDNDAVFTSKDFQCFLAASRIKSKRTAIKAPWQNPYAERVIGTLRQELLNHIIPFNERHLHYLLSEYVHKYYNPHRTHLGLDGQTPIPTQKYESTTAAETKLKSTPVLGGLYHTYEKEVA; encoded by the coding sequence ATGGATTTTGAAGCTTTGTTTCAATATTTTAAGGAATGGGCCTCTGATCTATATCAGAATTTTGTTAACCTTTTCAAATCTCATGAACAACTGCGACAAGAAAATTTTATGTTGCGATCACAATTAGCTTTATATGATCATGACGTTAAAACCGGCAAACGGCCTAAACCTAAAGCGACACCCGCCTTTCGGCAAAAGATGGTGCTGCTTTCCAAACGCTTTGCCCGGTGGAAGGAATGCCTACCTACCTTCAAACCTAAAACAGTTATAAAATGGCATAAAACAGCTTTTAAGCTTTATTGGTTTAAAAAATCTAAAAGGATAGGTCGCCCGCCAATTTCCCAGGAGGCCATTGACATTATTAAGCAAATGTATGAAGAAAACCCATCGCTCTCCCCAGAAAAGATACGTGAAAAGCTACTTTTGAAAAATGTTACTGATGCACCGTCTCCCAACACCATTGCTAAATATCTCCCTTCCATCAGGAAACCCCCAACGGAAAAGCAAATTCAATCGTGGAAAATGTTTCTAAAGAATCACGCTCCCGATACTTGGGGAGTAGACTTTTTTACCGCTCCAACCCTCATGTTCAAAGTTTTATACGTTCTGGTAATAATAAACCATGGCACCCGGAAAATTGAACATTTTTCTGTTACCACTAATCCTAATGTTTTCTGGCTTAAACAGCAATTCCGAAATACAACGCCTTACGATCATAAACCGAAATACTTGGTCCATGATAATGATGCGGTTTTTACCTCTAAAGATTTCCAATGTTTTTTAGCCGCCTCTAGGATAAAATCTAAGAGAACGGCTATCAAGGCACCGTGGCAAAATCCTTACGCGGAAAGGGTTATCGGTACCTTGCGACAGGAACTTTTGAATCACATTATACCATTTAACGAAAGACACTTACATTATTTGCTAAGCGAATATGTTCATAAATATTATAATCCACACCGGACTCACCTAGGGCTTGACGGTCAAACCCCAATTCCAACACAAAAATATGAATCCACCACTGCGGCGGAGACAAAGTTAAAGTCAACGCCGGTTTTGGGTGGTCTTTATCACACATATGAAAAAGAAGTTGCTTAA